The region GAGAAAGGTGACAAGGATGTATGCATAGGACCCGGAGAGAAATGGGATTGATGGAAAGACAAAGATTGGGAGGACAGAAGAGATAGAAGCACACCAAGTCCAAAACTGTTTACATCACCATCACACGAAGATAGTATTATggaattttatgaaatgcaGTATGAGATACATTTAGATGAAGAACCTAGAATGACGTTTAGATGAAGAACCTAGAATAGTTTAGGAAGAGTGTCTGACAAAATCATATACtttttgtagtagtagtaatacaaCCTTACCATTCCCTTCTGTCTCACCTTCCATCCGCCAGCCCCAccttgttaccccccccccccctttcccccaAATTCTCCCACTGGCTTGCTTGCTCTCTTTCACTTCGAATTACACCCAAAAAAAGCCATACCAATGATgctgaaaaaaaacaattgcaCAAAATATATGGAAGCAAATTTATTGcacattttatttaaagaaaatataagttTGATATGAAAACTCGACATATGACATGGATAAGTAAAACACTTGAGGTGTATGTTAAACAcaaaatgaaacttcatttatCAAGAGGATTGAATTACTGACAGCAATTGTAAATTCATTTACAACTGGGACATTCTATTCAAAGAAATCAACTCTGAAAATTGTCAACGCATACATGTTTAGAATAACATGAACGTCTTTTAATATTGCAAAAAGGTGGGGCAGAGAAATACTAGGAGGAAAATTGCAACTAATCCCATCCTGACAAATCTCACAAGCTCGTTTCAACAGCCACAGCAAAACTTCACGTTTGGCTGCGCTGATGTCTATCATTTCCATTGGCATAAATCCATGATGTCATACTATTCAAGTGGGGCGGGATGACACAATAGATCATCCCCTCTGAAAAATATGTTCACTGCTTGAATTTAAGGCCTCGTCACACCGctcgagcgttgttggagcggtgaTCGAGTGGTAGGGaaagggtcgaatttcgctcacaaaatttgggaaaaaatcgaaaaaaaaaaaaaaacaatcgaaatcgaaaatggtgaacggtagcgagaggtgatgatttttttctctccgctccacgacctcTCCAAGAAAGCTTGGGcagtgtgaccatgcctttacacCTGTGcttatttcaattttccatAAGCTTCTCTTCTTTTTATAACATACAGATGAAGTATAAGTAACAGAGTACACATCAGGAAAAAAAGTGTTAATGGCATGCAAGGATGCaggagtaataataataatccgatagcgcttaatacatcggaacgacatgtctaagcgctttacagatatatcccggtcatcggattcaatcagtcattcccgcatgTTATGTAAGCATATCCTCCACTCCCTGCAGAGTATTCCACTCAGTCGCCAGTGAGGCACACACGGTACTGGACAAGcaacaatgactttcacatcctaccgggtacccatttagcgcctgggtggagagtggcaaagtgtggataaaCATGAAATGGAATGGTGGCATGCactttgaggaggggggggggtaccaaaACTAAAGATCCTAATAAAACACTTCAAATTCTGGCTTAAGTATTGAACTGTAAACCAGCCCTGATGCACAACATGAGTTGATTCACATACTAGCAGATTACTTGTTGGGATGTGTGTTCTTCACAGCTGTGATGAAAAGTCATTTCATAGGCCTACTCcctattataaattttgatatttcagttGTGAAACAAATCAAGTTTGTCTCTACATACAGTATATTACAATGACAAGGATTTAGGCACTTTGGATTGTATATTGCTACTTGGTCTTCAACTGCTTAGTGTACTTTCCATTAGGTCTCATccaacctggtgggtgtttcataaagctgttcgtaagatacgaatgactttacgcacgactggtgatcccttcttgtgctatgtgatatccctatgtaaatTGAGATATGACCTGAGAaaatgttccagtcgtgcgtaaagtcattcgtaactttacgaacagctttatgaaacacccacctggtctaatttttctttgtgtacAACCAGTTTAGCTCATCTAAACCATTTGCCATTTACCATGTGGTATAATTTCCTGTGAGGCTAGACACATTTCATCTAAGATCCACTTTGTGTATATATGGTTAGACGAACTGTTCATGAaccaaatttgaatttgacagagccaaaaaaatatcaataaaaaggtGAAGTGGAAATTGAACTAATGAGAATTAGACTgagtgggtattagaccaagagTCGTGCAAACGAAacggcaattagaccaaatgggtttagtaGACTTACTGCTTGTAGATCAAGTTGTCCCATCTCTGCACAGGTACAGATTCTTGCATCCATTCCGATTGCTCCCACTGAGCACACAAACAAAAATACTGTTATTCAAAGAGTACTGTTTTCTTCACACTCATGTGATATTCATCATCTTTCTGATTCTATACTTAAGCTACTGCTTGGAACAGCTTCCATTTCCAGCTCTCGTTGACTGTCTACAGCATCTTCACCCCTCTCTAGAACAAAGAGCGCATCATTCAGGTGGTAGAAGGGTTCGGTGGCATCCCCCTCACAGAGGTAAGGTACCCTGGAGAAGCTTCGGACTTGGAATCCTGCAGGCTGGATCACCTCCTGGACTAGATGCTGGACCTGTTCCTCCCAAGTCTCTCCTTGGATCTCAATCACTTCAGAAGGCTTGTTCTGGTTTGAACCTATGGAGTAAAAATAAATGCCAcaggctgaaaataaaatgtggGCAATCACATAAGATGATAAAACTTTCTGCAAGTCCAACCCCCATTTATATCCATTCTCACTTCATGAACTACTCAAGCCATGACAGTATTAGAACATTACCACTTTTCATATGATCAAGAGTACAGAGACAAATCTTTCCAGGAGGAGGTGCCTTAGCCGCAAAAGTCCAGGGTTTGATCCCGGCCATGGCACCTGTGACCATGAGCAAGGAATAAAATCAacagtgctcttttatccttTATTCACATAAATGGAATTTCTACAAACATTCTTGGTAACTACTTGTCCACTTGCTTTAAACAATCTTTCTAAGAGGAACACATACATATGGAgtaagatgtaaaaaaattcatgaaattgcTTATGTGCATGAGGgcatttccaaataaatttaaTAACAAATGAGTGGAAAATGGCAAGGTAAATAGGtttctgaattattttgtaaCCTCATAAATTCAAGTCGTATTTATGCTCATTTATGCACAATCATACTGATAAAAATGTTCGGTGCAgagaacatttatttttacatagcAGTTGCAGGAAGAGaaggtagtagtggtagaagcaTCAGCTGCCTAACTAGCACTAGATTTATAGCCCAATGTATACTGAATATCTCACAGCAGTTGTATAAttagaaatgataaaaatagaaGTGGTACTGGTTGAAGTTGTTGTAGTAGAGAAGGAAGAAGTAGCACCAAGACTAATATTATTTGAAGTGGTAATAACAGGAGCATTTGTTATGATAGTTACTGGACTTCCGTATCATAAAGGAGGATATGAAATTTTATGATGAcacaatcatacatgtaaatctagCAAGGAAAGAATAAAGTATCAAAATAAAAGGCTTGTCAGTTATTGCACAAACAAACATACTTACCATGTTCTACAAACTGCTTGAATGGCAACACCACTGCCATGATGACCACACccgatgatgatagtgattcTTTCATTTCCTTGAGTAGTAACAGAGGCTGATCACATCTATCAAGTAGGTTCAAACAGCTTATCACATCATATGCATGCCCAGTCTTCTCTAAACTCCATCCATCAATGGGAAGTACTCtgaatggaggggggggggtgaaaaaaaagagaatttaaagttgtaaaatgtgaaatgaaaGTTATCTTTATGGCACAAAGTGTTTCTTACTCCTGTATCATCATCCAACATGTTTTCAATGATAGCATAAAAACTAGAGCCCTAACAGAACTCAGAGCAaatctcaaatgaaaaaaaatctcccgGAAGAAGCTTCCCAGGGCATAGTATACCTTACTACCTCATTTCAGGACAACTAACTAATCACCAGAGAGTTGTCATTTTTATAAGCATATACTTGGAGATTTAAATTTGGACACATATGCAGTAACTAAAATTTGCACAACCTGACATTTTTACCTCTAACGTTATGTTACCACAGACGATTAGgacttttcttatttattttccacttgTGCGCTGGATAGCCCTCTTCAGCTACAGGCTGTTCTTCTGAGGGGTCAATCTTTCCCATTATTTTCCATCTACCACCTTCACCTGGCACCATTTGCCAATGCTCATATACAGCACAAACTGGCTTACCCTATATTAGCCAGTTCATATACAAGATCTGAGAATGTACAGATAAAGGTCATTCGAGCTAAAATCTAAAACCTACAGGCATGAAACTCTTAAATGACTGCCTGGCACTGCAACATTCAAATCAGGCAAACTATAATGTACTATTCCAAACAGAGTATCTTAGATTCTTTGATTTAATGTAAAAAGAGGGTGAATAGAATAGCTTGTTGCAGCTGTTTGTAGCTAAAAGGTGCATGGATAAATTGGAATGCCTCACAGAAGCATGAAAACTCATGATACATTCCATATCCAAAATGGAGTTATTCAACTACTCATTTGTCAAAATAGGATTATAAGCTATTCATGAAGCACCTATGTTACTTAGCAAGTACCTATTAAAATACCAAAACATAACTTTTCTGtaatttgaaatatcaatggATATTTGAGGTCATTCAAGACACGTGCTAACTATGAGTATGATCAGGTGGGCTGAGAAAAACAATACATGGGGGCTTGGGGGCAATTTAGCCTCTGAAATACTGAAAAGAGCCCtggaatctaaaaaaaataaagcaacaGGAACACTCACTTGCAGCCTTGTTGGGACAGCCTCCACTGCATAGTCCATGATGCCTCCGTGGCATAAACCTCTTTGAACATGAAGTCTACTTCCTTTGTGACCTCCCCATCACCTGCCccaaggtcaatgaccttttctgCTTTCCAGTCAGCTGTAACCCCAAGGAGATGCTGGATTTGGTCTCTGGAGAACACAAACATGGACCCTCTCTTCAACAACCTTAATTGTGGGATAAGAAATGAACGATGGTAATTTTATTTCTCTGACataatttttgtgtgtgtcatgCTTTAGTCATGATCTTCAGCATAAGGAAAATGAAACTTATgtacatttattgaaaaataactGATACAGTAAAATCAACAATTTACAATCAATGCAAATTGACATTCTTAGAACATACACTGGAGTCTCCCTAAAATTGACCCTCTCTTCAACAACATAAATTGTaaggaaatcccaggggggacgtgtcccccctactcaaaatagtaggggggacagaatatcaaatgtcccccctattattttgggtctttggtgatgctaagaaatatataactcaaaatgggaataaaacgtgcgttttgggacgagatgaccttttttttttttggcttgtcaaatatattttcgtcgaaatgaccttaatttttaggtaatagccttttttttcttgctggtcaaattttccagacccttgtcccccctacctttttggagagatttccgcccctgatcaAAAGGAATGAAAGATTGTGGATTGTGTCTGTCAGAAACCATAATATTTTGTCATGCCTGTCACAACCCTGGtcataaagaaaataaactgAATTGAAACTAAGGACTCAGCGGAGTAACTTTACAATGCAATGTCATAATCCATTATGAGCGCATGGATATACACTGTGGTGTTAGAACTAGGCATCATACTTCAGTTCATGACATTGGATTCAAAAGGTAAGCCGAAACTGGACTAATGCATACAGTACACTTATCAATAACTAaatgattattcaattttttaatacattgttAGTTAGGACTCCTCCTCGGGTACTTTGGCCTGAAATCAATATAATTTAATGAATAacaatatcaattatcaaacaataaaagcaATGACAATCTTGATAATTCCtacttcaattaaaaaaaaaattctgacaaGCTGACAAAGGCTAGcaaaaattgtcattatcaATCCCTCTTACCCATTCACCGAGGTAGTTGacatgaagaatgaaagagCTGACTTGGCTAGGCTATGCCACATTTGGGTCAGCATCCAACCAGATTTCTCGTAGCAGCCATCAAGGAAAGCCTCTGTCCTCTGGTCCAAATTGCTCTGTACAAACTTGGATGCCAGCCAGTCAGGGAGCTTGCTAGTATCACAGCTGTACCACTAGGAAGGAGagtaataaaattgaaattatgagAATTTATTACTCCTTTCTTTGCTATGaacaattattcaaattttgctGTAATTGGTCCCGCACACTGGAACAAACCTCCAACCCATAATGCTCCCTCTGGAAATTTTCAAATTgccactcttttttttttctagcaGTGTTCTAGCTTGAGCCATTTTAGTGGTGGTGGCTATTTCACGTTTTTTCAGGCCGAGCTAGTGGTCTTAAATCCAAAAGTacttttatgtaataacaatcTGACATAAGAATCTTCGAAAATAAACTATATcaattatacatgtaagaatgtttaatgtaaattatgcaaataataaaacaagattTAAATATGGAATGAATGCAATTTCAATTCCTCTTTGCAATGACTCTGAGTTAGTTTTGAAAcacttttcttttgaaataagtGGACGACAAAAGCAGTGTTTTTCACAAAGTGTACAAGTGTACAGAAGTGTACGTCTGTGTAGTACGaggagaatttaaaaaaaaatgttaaaaaactcctcgaaacagacggctgccagctgtctacctCGCATACCTCGCATGACTGTAACCTAGACTAGTCTTGAGGATGCAATGTTGATTATTTTTGACAAACTGACATGTatatggttggaactaccccttatcgaccacctaatcttctaagcatcgtatctgcgaaaatattcatcaattttacccagttttcgtctcatttgtgcagaaaattaagcagatcagattcccatgtttcgCACGGCGACTCCGATTCGATCCGCGTATATATCGACGAACAACGAATAcgacgattttacatttgctcatttgcacccatcttttgaaaccgaccacccgcgATACTCTAAGTTTACGGCCGATTCTTGTCGCGGTGGCGAAGAATTTTaactcttccaaatcagttctatgatgtcaacatgctaaatgatcgtctcactacttccattgcgagctccggtacatgattcgacgat is a window of Lytechinus variegatus isolate NC3 chromosome 2, Lvar_3.0, whole genome shotgun sequence DNA encoding:
- the LOC121407212 gene encoding methyltransferase-like protein 9, which produces MASHRIRNPLLRAIHEHNTDERFRRSNLRKYYDVEAWYSCDTSKLPDWLASKFVQSNLDQRTEAFLDGCYEKSGWMLTQMWHSLAKSALSFFMSTTSVNGLLKRGSMFVFSRDQIQHLLGVTADWKAEKVIDLGAGDGEVTKEVDFMFKEVYATEASWTMQWRLSQQGCKVLPIDGWSLEKTGHAYDVISCLNLLDRCDQPLLLLKEMKESLSSSGVVIMAVVLPFKQFVEHGSNQNKPSEVIEIQGETWEEQVQHLVQEVIQPAGFQVRSFSRVPYLCEGDATEPFYHLNDALFVLERGEDAVDSQRELEMEAVPSSSLSIESER